The Verrucomicrobiota bacterium JB022 DNA window GGTAACACGGAAAAAGGGCTCCGAGCCGTCGAGGAAGCCGGCCTCCTGCTTGAAAAGCGGGTTCGGGATAAAACCGGCAAGTGGCGCCCCGTCGAGCGGCATCGTCGCCAGCTCGGAATCGACCGAAGCGCGGGTGACGTCGAGCGGACCGCCCTCGAAGCGCGGGGCGTTGGTGCCGGCGGCATAGCGATTAAAAAACGCCTTGAGCTGCTCGGGATCGCGGAAATCGCGGTTCTCCCCAATCATGTAAGGCACGCCGTAAACGGGCACCAGGTAGCGGACTTGCGAGCTGACGATCTGGGCACGCTCGCGACCGTCCTGCGTTACGTCGCCCAGCAACTGGCCCTTGAGCAGTTCCCGCTCCAGCAGTTGCTTGAGGATCGGGTTGTAGATGTTCTGGACGAAGCCGGTGCGGTCGATGCTGCCCGTAGCGCGTGTGTTGATCGTGACGATGTTTTCGCCCGGGATACCACGCAGTTGCTGGTAAAACTCCGCGACCTGGCGCGAGCCGGGCACGGCTTCGTTTACGACCAGGACTGTGCGGACCGCCCAAGGGTGCGTGACCGCTGCAGAGGCGTAGCTGGCGACCAACAAACAGATCAGGAGGCAAAGGCGCTGCATGGTGGAGACGTTAAGAGGCTTGCCTTCCGCTGGCCAGTCGGAACCCCAGATCGCATCTTCGGCTGCCTGATTTTGAATTTGCCGAACCCGCCGCCAGCCGCCACTCTAGGCGCTGGTAATGGAATTTGCCCTCCTCCGCCCGAGGAAAACCGCCCCCGGCCGTGGCCGACGCTGATGATTCCTACGCGAGACTACGCATCTGGAATCATCATGCCTGTATTTCGAGCCACCCCGCCGACCTGCGCCGCCGCCTCTCGTCGTGAGAGCCGGGCCCAATCGCTCCTGCCAGCGCCCAAACGCTTTTCCCTGCTGTCATGAGATCGCTGCTCGATCTACGCGGCCACTTGGCCAATGTCCTCCAACTGCTGCGCTGGACGCTGCTCGTGATCCCGGTGGGGCTGCTTTCGGGGTCGGCCAGCGCCTTCTTTCTCTGGTCGCTGGAACAGGTGACCGCCACCCAGCAGACGCATCGCTGGCTCTTGCTGCTGCTGCCGGTGGCCGGCATTGCGGTGGGGTTGATTTATACCTGGATCGGCAAATCGGCGGAAGGCGGTAACAACCTGATCCTCGACCGCATCCATGAGCCGGGGGGCGGCGTGCCGGTCCGGATGGCCCCGCTGGTCTTGCTGGGCACCATCGCGACGCACCTTTTTGGTGGCTCGGCCGGGCGCGAGGGCACGGCGGTGCAGATGGGCGGCAGCCTGGCCAGCGCCTTTGGCCGCATCTGCCGTTTTGGGGAAGACAACATGCGGATCCTGCTGCTGGCGGGGGTGGCCGCCGGCTTTGGCTCGGTCTTCGGCACCCCGCTGACGGGGGCAGTCTTTGCGATGGAGGTGCTGGTGATGGGGCGGGTGCGCTACGACGCGCTGATCCCCGTGCTGGTGGCCAGCGTGGTGGGAGACTGGACCTGCTCGGCCTGGGGCATCCACCACACGTCCTACCATATCGCGCTGGAAGCGGATTCCCTGCATGCGCATTTCGATGCCTGGCTGATGGCGAAAATCGTGGTCGCGGCAATCGCTTTCGGGCTCGCGAGCAAGCTGTTTGCGGAGCTGACCCACGGGCTGCAGCAGGTCTTCAAGCGTATCACCCCCTCGGCTGCACTACGGGGCGGGCTGGGCGGCCTGATCGTGATTGCGCTCACGTTTGCACTGGGGACCTACGATTACCTGGGACTGGGCGTGCACGCGCAGGATCCCCATGCCGTGACGCTGATTTCCTCGTTCACCCCCGGAGGGGCCGATACGTGGAGCTGGTGGTGGAAGCTGCTCTTTACCGCCGTGACGCTGGCGGCGGGCTTCAAGGGCGGCGAAGTCACCCCGCTGTTCTTCATCGGGGCAGCCCTGGGCAATACGCTGGCAATCGCTTTCGGCGCGCCGGTCGATCTTTTTGCCGGGCTGGGCTTTATCGCGGTTTTCGCCGGAGCCACCAACACCCCGCTCGCCTGCACCATCATGGGGATCGAGCTGTTTGGCGGCCACTATACCGTGTATTTCGCGCTGGCGTGCTTCGTGGCCTACTTCTTCAGCGGTCACTCAGGCATCTACGCTTCGCAGCGGATCGGCGTTCCGAAGCAGGCTCATCCCGGCTTGCCGCCGGAGGTGCCGCTGCGCGAGGCCTACCGCTACCACCCTCGACCGCGACGGCAGGACGAAGAACCTAGCGACCCCGCAGGCGATTGAGCGTGCGCTGGTAGGTGATCACGCCGTCGGCAATGGCTTCGGCCAGATCCTGGCGGTAGCTGGCGCTGGCGATCTTCGGCCCTTCGCGGGAGCTGGTGACGAAGCCGCCTTCGATCAGCATGCCCGGCATGTTCAAGTCGCGCAGCACGGTGAAGCGGGCCCGCTTGACGCCGCGGTCGGTCGCCTTGGTCTTCTCCGTCATCGCGCGCTGCACGTAATAACCGGCCAGCATGTTCCAGGTGTCGCTGCGGTTGCCGGCATAGGTGCGGCGGTCGCTGGAGTGCAGGCTGCCGCGGCTGGACGAGGGCATGTTTTGCGCGGTAAAGACGTAAGTCTCCATCCCTTGGACGGAGGAGGAGCCGACGGCGTTGAAGTGGAGGGAGATAAAGAGGTCGGCCCCCGCGTCGTTGGCTTTACTGGAACGCGTGCTCAAAGGTAGGTAGACATCGCTGTCGCGCGTGAGCACGACGTCGTAGCCTTGGGCGGCCAGCAGCTTTTGCAGGCGCTTGGCCACATCGAGCACAGCATCTTTTTCGTTGAGCTTGAGGCCGGTGTTCTGCGCTCCCGGGTCTTTGCCGCCGTGC harbors:
- a CDS encoding N-acetylmuramoyl-L-alanine amidase; translated protein: MQRRPDRNWLAWWLAVLILCLGPALHAVKTARINGIDYVSLSEVGGSLGMEAQWLKRGERLRLKSQWTTMEYTINRRDFTLNGTAINLGWPIAPSKGDLYMSEVDYEKTLQPVLTPQVFKDVPKLYRIVIDPGHGGKDPGAQNTGLKLNEKDAVLDVAKRLQKLLAAQGYDVVLTRDSDVYLPLSTRSSKANDAGADLFISLHFNAVGSSSVQGMETYVFTAQNMPSSSRGSLHSSDRRTYAGNRSDTWNMLAGYYVQRAMTEKTKATDRGVKRARFTVLRDLNMPGMLIEGGFVTSSREGPKIASASYRQDLAEAIADGVITYQRTLNRLRGR
- a CDS encoding voltage-gated chloride channel family protein; this encodes MRSLLDLRGHLANVLQLLRWTLLVIPVGLLSGSASAFFLWSLEQVTATQQTHRWLLLLLPVAGIAVGLIYTWIGKSAEGGNNLILDRIHEPGGGVPVRMAPLVLLGTIATHLFGGSAGREGTAVQMGGSLASAFGRICRFGEDNMRILLLAGVAAGFGSVFGTPLTGAVFAMEVLVMGRVRYDALIPVLVASVVGDWTCSAWGIHHTSYHIALEADSLHAHFDAWLMAKIVVAAIAFGLASKLFAELTHGLQQVFKRITPSAALRGGLGGLIVIALTFALGTYDYLGLGVHAQDPHAVTLISSFTPGGADTWSWWWKLLFTAVTLAAGFKGGEVTPLFFIGAALGNTLAIAFGAPVDLFAGLGFIAVFAGATNTPLACTIMGIELFGGHYTVYFALACFVAYFFSGHSGIYASQRIGVPKQAHPGLPPEVPLREAYRYHPRPRRQDEEPSDPAGD